A window of the Streptomyces albireticuli genome harbors these coding sequences:
- a CDS encoding ABC transporter ATP-binding protein — protein sequence MELRVEQLVAGYPGHRAVAGVDLTIPSGQVVAIVGPNGCGKSTLLRSVARLHQPESGRVHAGDADIWQLKQRQAAHRIALLPQSPLAPEAVTVAGLVRYGRHPHQGLFRQWSREDERAVEEALRATGVAALADRRLDQLSGGQRQRCWLAMVLAQETPIVLLDEPTSALDIGHAVEVLDLVREVAVAGRTVVMVLHDLASAARYADTVVAMKDGRVVAHGSPRDVVDTELVRELYGIEADILQAPDDGSPVVVPSARRPVAVSAA from the coding sequence GTGGAGCTCCGCGTAGAACAGCTCGTCGCCGGCTACCCCGGCCACCGCGCCGTGGCCGGTGTCGACCTCACCATCCCCTCGGGACAGGTCGTCGCGATCGTCGGACCCAACGGCTGCGGCAAGTCCACGCTGCTGCGCTCCGTCGCCCGGCTCCACCAGCCCGAGTCCGGCCGGGTGCACGCCGGCGACGCCGACATCTGGCAGCTGAAGCAGCGCCAGGCCGCCCACCGCATCGCCCTCCTGCCCCAGTCGCCGCTCGCCCCCGAGGCGGTCACCGTCGCCGGGCTCGTGCGCTACGGCCGCCACCCGCACCAGGGCCTCTTCCGGCAGTGGTCGCGCGAGGACGAGCGGGCCGTCGAGGAGGCACTGCGGGCCACGGGCGTCGCCGCCCTCGCCGACCGCCGCCTGGACCAGCTCTCCGGAGGCCAGCGGCAGCGCTGCTGGCTGGCGATGGTCCTCGCCCAGGAGACCCCGATCGTCCTCCTCGACGAGCCGACCAGCGCCCTCGACATCGGCCATGCCGTGGAGGTCCTCGACCTCGTGCGCGAGGTGGCCGTCGCGGGCCGCACGGTCGTGATGGTCCTGCACGACCTGGCCAGCGCCGCGCGGTACGCCGACACGGTGGTCGCCATGAAGGACGGCCGCGTCGTGGCCCACGGCTCGCCGCGCGACGTCGTCGACACGGAGCTGGTGCGCGAGCTCTACGGCATCGAGGCGGACATCCTCCAGGCGCCGGACGACGGGTCGCCGGTCGTCGTCCCGTCGGCACGGCGGCCGGTGGCGGTCAGCGCGGCCTAG
- a CDS encoding TetR/AcrR family transcriptional regulator encodes MSTSDRLIESTRALLWERGYVGTSPKAIQQRAGAGQGSMYHHFTGKPDLALAAIRRTAEEMRAKAEEQFSGPGTALERVSAYLLRERDVLKGCPVGGLTQDPDVVADPALRRPVEETFDWLRGRLAELLAEGREHGELNASLDPARTASAVVAVLQGGYVLARAAGSAEPYDQAVGGVLGLLAAHTTP; translated from the coding sequence GTGAGCACCTCGGACCGCCTCATCGAAAGCACCCGCGCCCTCCTGTGGGAACGCGGCTACGTCGGCACCAGCCCCAAGGCCATCCAGCAGCGCGCCGGCGCCGGACAAGGCAGCATGTACCACCACTTCACCGGCAAGCCGGACCTCGCCCTCGCCGCGATCCGCCGGACCGCCGAGGAGATGCGGGCCAAGGCCGAGGAACAGTTCTCCGGGCCGGGCACGGCCCTGGAGCGGGTCTCCGCCTATCTGCTGCGGGAGCGGGACGTCCTCAAGGGCTGCCCGGTCGGCGGGCTCACCCAGGACCCGGACGTGGTGGCCGACCCCGCGCTGCGCCGCCCCGTCGAGGAGACCTTCGACTGGCTTCGCGGCCGGCTCGCCGAGTTGCTCGCCGAGGGCCGCGAGCACGGCGAGCTGAACGCCTCCCTCGACCCCGCGCGGACGGCGTCGGCCGTGGTCGCCGTGCTCCAGGGCGGGTACGTCCTCGCCCGTGCGGCCGGCTCGGCCGAGCCGTACGACCAGGCGGTGGGGGGCGTGCTGGGGCTGCTCGCGGCGCACACCACGCCGTAG
- a CDS encoding SAM-dependent methyltransferase, whose protein sequence is MSDGGRGTAVDLRLDRAHPARIYDFLLGGRTHFAADREAARRVLSAFPPAAAAARINRAFTHRAARHLAREGMGQFLDIGTGIPTSPNLHETVQAVRPDARVVYTDNDPVVLAHAAALLHGRPEGRTAYVQADVTDPAAVLGAPGLRETLDLGRPVALVLVALLHFVPDDGCDRAHAAVEELKAAVPSGSTLTATHATREFAPAAMARVAEVYQRAGTPFQLRTEAAFRRFFDGWELLEPGVTLTHRWRPDRPGDALRATSAEAACYAATARKP, encoded by the coding sequence ATGAGCGACGGCGGACGGGGAACGGCGGTCGACCTGCGGCTCGACCGGGCCCACCCGGCCCGGATCTACGACTTCCTGCTCGGCGGCCGTACGCACTTCGCCGCCGACCGCGAGGCCGCCCGCCGGGTGCTCTCGGCCTTCCCCCCGGCCGCGGCGGCGGCCCGGATCAACCGCGCGTTCACCCACCGGGCGGCCCGGCACCTCGCCCGCGAGGGCATGGGCCAGTTCCTCGACATCGGCACCGGCATCCCGACCTCGCCCAACCTCCACGAGACCGTCCAGGCGGTCCGGCCCGACGCCCGCGTCGTCTACACCGACAACGACCCCGTCGTCCTCGCGCACGCCGCCGCCCTGCTGCACGGCCGGCCCGAGGGGCGTACGGCATACGTCCAGGCCGACGTCACCGATCCGGCCGCCGTCCTCGGCGCGCCGGGCCTGCGGGAGACCCTCGACCTCGGCAGGCCGGTGGCCCTGGTCCTGGTCGCGCTGCTGCACTTCGTCCCCGACGACGGGTGCGACCGCGCCCACGCGGCCGTCGAGGAGCTCAAGGCCGCGGTGCCCAGCGGCAGTACGCTCACGGCGACGCACGCCACCCGCGAGTTCGCCCCGGCGGCCATGGCCCGGGTCGCCGAGGTGTACCAGCGGGCCGGGACGCCCTTCCAGTTGCGCACGGAGGCCGCCTTCCGCCGCTTCTTCGACGGCTGGGAGCTGCTGGAGCCGGGCGTCACGCTCACCCATCGCTGGCGCCCCGACCGGCCCGGGGACGCCCTGCGCGCCACGTCGGCGGAGGCCGCCTGCTACGCCGCGACGGCCCGCAAGCCGTAG
- a CDS encoding RNA polymerase sigma factor: protein MAITFAAFRELHASKWRVYAYVHTGDRDAAARISEETFDRLAARWPHVLRRRSADSYAWSLLKERVDRWLTDRGRGTALATAAFHGTGGGDHLPPAGECARRFARLEQRIGLYAALARLPERQCDALVLNSLIGYSVAQVADLLGTEEASVRSHIGHAKRRLASVLEAQNSVRGNPCRAAMTSTVMSSKPS from the coding sequence ATGGCGATCACCTTCGCCGCCTTCCGTGAACTGCACGCGAGCAAGTGGCGGGTCTACGCCTATGTGCACACGGGCGACCGGGACGCCGCGGCCAGGATCTCCGAGGAGACCTTCGACCGGCTGGCCGCGCGGTGGCCGCACGTCCTGCGCCGGCGGTCGGCCGACTCCTACGCCTGGTCGCTGCTGAAGGAGCGCGTCGACCGCTGGCTGACCGACCGCGGCCGGGGCACCGCCCTGGCCACGGCGGCCTTCCACGGCACCGGCGGCGGGGACCACCTGCCGCCGGCGGGGGAGTGCGCGCGCCGCTTCGCGCGGCTGGAGCAGCGGATCGGGCTCTACGCGGCCCTGGCCCGGCTGCCCGAGCGGCAGTGCGACGCCCTCGTCCTCAACAGCTTGATCGGCTACAGCGTGGCCCAGGTCGCGGACCTCCTCGGGACCGAGGAGGCCTCGGTGCGCTCCCACATCGGCCACGCGAAACGCAGGCTCGCCTCGGTGCTGGAGGCGCAGAATTCCGTCAGGGGGAACCCATGCCGCGCAGCAATGACATCGACGGTGATGTCGTCGAAGCCGTCCTGA